The Teredinibacter sp. KSP-S5-2 genome includes a window with the following:
- a CDS encoding capsular biosynthesis protein: MLNPDLPKLEPGEGMLVVDIDGTLCPVKGKDEHYADLVPYPEMVEKLREYQNRGYTIMLYTARNMKTHGGNLGKINMHTAPLLLKWIEKWDIPCDEIMFGKPWPQKKGFYIDDRSIRPDEFLKYSEEEIHQMLGEK, translated from the coding sequence GTGCTTAATCCAGATTTACCCAAACTCGAACCAGGAGAAGGAATGCTTGTCGTCGATATTGATGGCACACTATGCCCGGTTAAAGGCAAAGATGAGCACTACGCAGACCTCGTACCCTATCCCGAAATGGTGGAGAAACTCAGGGAATATCAAAACCGCGGCTATACCATTATGCTATACACCGCCAGAAACATGAAAACACATGGCGGAAATCTTGGCAAAATAAACATGCACACAGCTCCATTGCTATTAAAATGGATCGAAAAGTGGGATATCCCATGTGATGAGATCATGTTTGGCAAACCTTGGCCTCAGAAAAAAGGGTTCTATATTGATGACCGATCAATACGACCCGATGAGTTTCTTAAATACTCAGAAGAAGAAATTCATCAAATGCTTGGCGAAAAATAA
- a CDS encoding glycosyltransferase family 2 protein produces MGKQNILITMAGRGSRFYKAGYKEPKYAIQAHGHSLFHWSMKSLENFHHPENNYIFVCLKENNSTDYVKQQCKELGINNVSVFELDELTDGQATSAYISRNLWALDAPLLIYNIDTYVNPKALIPTDIKPGSDAWVPCFQVPGDHWSFVKLGPDGWAVDCAEKTRISDYASIGLYWFAKASEYVSTYEHFFADPKNLVKGERYIAPMYKHYIETGKKISIVDLPVDDVHVLGTPEELDIFLNTSTTLITN; encoded by the coding sequence ATGGGGAAGCAAAACATCCTTATTACCATGGCCGGTCGAGGGTCTCGTTTTTACAAAGCGGGCTACAAAGAACCTAAATATGCTATACAGGCGCACGGCCACAGCCTATTTCACTGGTCAATGAAATCTCTTGAAAACTTTCACCACCCGGAAAATAACTATATCTTTGTTTGCTTAAAAGAAAACAACTCCACTGATTATGTAAAACAGCAATGCAAAGAGCTTGGCATTAACAATGTTAGTGTATTCGAGCTTGATGAGCTCACCGATGGACAAGCAACCAGCGCTTATATCTCCCGGAATTTGTGGGCGCTTGATGCACCACTACTCATCTACAACATCGACACCTATGTTAACCCCAAAGCATTAATACCCACAGATATAAAACCAGGGTCAGATGCCTGGGTACCCTGCTTTCAAGTACCGGGAGATCACTGGAGCTTTGTCAAACTTGGACCGGACGGATGGGCAGTAGATTGTGCAGAAAAAACACGTATCTCAGACTACGCATCTATTGGTTTATACTGGTTTGCCAAAGCCAGCGAATACGTGTCGACCTATGAACATTTTTTTGCTGATCCCAAGAACCTTGTTAAAGGGGAAAGATATATTGCCCCAATGTACAAGCATTACATAGAAACAGGAAAGAAAATTTCCATAGTTGATCTACCTGTCGATGATGTACATGTATTGGGAACGCCAGAAGAACTGGATATATTCTTAAATACATCAACTACTTTAATCACAAACTGA
- the sthA gene encoding Si-specific NAD(P)(+) transhydrogenase, producing the protein MADYKYDFLIIGAGPAGEAAAMASAKSDLKVGVIDNRGSLGGNCTHKGTIPSKALRQAVKQVIQLRKQPFFRALGYTKMITYPDILRAASKVIPKQVEMHTAYFTKNRIEVHNGMAKFLAKDKLEVTDPHGVRDIISADNILIATGSRPYHPNNVDFNHPRIYDSDSILDMQHTPRTLIIYGAGVIGCEYASIFAGLGVKVDLINGRERLLSFLDDEISDALSYHLRDGGVMVRHSEDYERVETTDTGVQIYLKSGKRIKADALLWCNGRTGNTDMLDLEKSGLKANHRGQISVNKKYQTEVEHIYAAGDVIGWPSLASASYDQGRAVVDTILSREPRFIEDAPTGIYTLPEISSVGKTEAELTAAKIPYEVGRAFFKDTARGQISGEDVGVLKILFHIDTFEILGIHCFGAEASEIVHIGQAIMNQPGEANNIHYFVNTTFNYPTMAEAYRVAALNGLNRVNRHN; encoded by the coding sequence ATGGCTGATTATAAATACGATTTTCTGATTATTGGTGCTGGACCAGCCGGTGAAGCTGCGGCAATGGCGTCCGCTAAAAGTGATTTGAAAGTGGGCGTGATCGATAATCGCGGATCTTTGGGTGGCAATTGTACTCACAAAGGAACCATTCCGTCCAAGGCACTGCGTCAAGCGGTGAAACAGGTTATTCAGTTACGTAAACAGCCTTTTTTCCGAGCGCTTGGTTACACCAAGATGATTACTTATCCGGATATATTGCGTGCAGCTTCAAAGGTGATTCCCAAACAAGTGGAAATGCACACAGCGTACTTCACCAAAAACCGTATTGAAGTTCACAATGGTATGGCGAAGTTTTTAGCTAAGGATAAGTTGGAAGTAACCGATCCTCATGGGGTGAGAGATATTATTTCGGCCGATAATATTCTTATTGCTACCGGGTCTCGTCCATACCACCCAAACAATGTGGACTTTAATCATCCCCGTATTTACGACAGTGATTCCATTCTGGATATGCAGCATACGCCTCGAACGCTCATTATTTATGGGGCGGGAGTGATCGGTTGCGAATATGCCTCTATATTTGCTGGTTTAGGTGTAAAGGTTGACTTAATAAATGGTCGGGAGAGGTTGCTGTCTTTTCTTGATGACGAAATATCGGATGCACTTAGCTATCATTTGCGTGACGGCGGTGTGATGGTTCGTCACAGTGAAGATTATGAGCGTGTTGAGACCACCGACACCGGTGTTCAGATTTACTTAAAATCTGGCAAACGTATCAAAGCGGATGCGCTACTGTGGTGTAACGGTCGCACCGGCAATACCGACATGCTGGATTTGGAAAAGTCCGGGCTGAAAGCCAATCATCGTGGTCAGATATCGGTAAATAAAAAATATCAAACGGAAGTAGAGCACATCTATGCTGCCGGAGACGTTATAGGTTGGCCAAGTCTGGCCAGTGCTTCATATGATCAGGGGCGAGCGGTTGTCGACACGATTTTGAGCCGTGAACCTCGTTTTATCGAGGATGCGCCAACGGGTATCTATACCTTGCCAGAAATTAGTTCGGTGGGGAAAACTGAAGCAGAACTGACTGCTGCAAAAATTCCCTATGAAGTGGGACGAGCATTCTTCAAAGATACTGCACGCGGACAAATCAGTGGAGAAGATGTCGGTGTGTTAAAAATTCTTTTCCATATCGATACCTTTGAAATTCTGGGTATACATTGCTTTGGCGCGGAAGCTTCGGAAATTGTTCATATCGGCCAAGCCATTATGAACCAGCCGGGTGAGGCCAATAATATTCACTACTTTGTGAATACCACTTTCAATTACCCGACGATGGCAGAGGCTTATAGGGTTGCTGCGTTAAATGGATTGAATCGGGTCAATCGGCATAATTAA
- the nqrM gene encoding (Na+)-NQR maturation NqrM, with protein sequence MSIYIFAFIIMVLVIAGMAIGVIMGREPLKGSCGGIQKLGLKGKCEICGGDMEICESEKQKNLEKKLAARKAVQDLAYDASKPRKN encoded by the coding sequence ATGAGTATATATATTTTTGCTTTTATTATTATGGTATTGGTTATCGCTGGAATGGCTATAGGCGTGATCATGGGACGTGAGCCATTAAAAGGCTCCTGTGGCGGCATTCAGAAATTAGGTTTGAAAGGGAAGTGCGAAATATGTGGCGGCGATATGGAAATATGCGAGAGTGAGAAGCAAAAGAATTTAGAGAAAAAACTCGCTGCACGAAAGGCCGTTCAGGACTTGGCATACGACGCAAGTAAACCACGAAAAAATTAA
- a CDS encoding FAD:protein FMN transferase: protein MGTVYHITMVVNPNVTQAEQTMQMHIDKALEGINQIMSTYIPDSELSLLNQAPLSEWVVVSEPLFDVLKEAQTVSEKTQGAFDVTVGPMVNLWGFGPETPKGKLPSEQEIEERRARVGYHNIELNLETRQVKKLKDVYIDLSAIAKGYATDVIAELIEQNGFTDYMVEIGGELKLKGNSPRGQPWRIGVEKPSFSHSGSMQTIEISQGGMATSGDYRNYYEEAGVRVSHTINPATGRPITHKLASVTVIADSGSKADAYATALNVMGPEKAMAFAEMENMAVYLIIRSDAEGQTGELDFKVKYTDEFKRYMN, encoded by the coding sequence ATGGGGACGGTGTACCATATAACGATGGTGGTAAACCCCAATGTCACTCAAGCCGAACAAACTATGCAAATGCACATTGATAAGGCGCTTGAGGGAATTAACCAGATCATGTCTACCTACATTCCTGATTCGGAGTTGTCCTTGCTAAACCAGGCACCGCTCAGCGAGTGGGTTGTTGTATCTGAACCACTGTTTGACGTACTAAAAGAAGCGCAAACTGTCAGTGAAAAAACTCAGGGTGCATTTGATGTCACAGTGGGTCCAATGGTAAACCTCTGGGGTTTTGGTCCTGAAACGCCAAAAGGAAAGCTTCCTTCGGAGCAGGAAATTGAAGAGCGACGTGCTCGGGTTGGATACCACAATATTGAGTTAAACCTCGAAACCCGGCAGGTGAAAAAGCTTAAAGATGTTTATATCGATTTATCCGCAATTGCCAAAGGCTATGCTACGGATGTTATAGCCGAGTTGATTGAGCAAAACGGTTTTACTGACTACATGGTAGAGATTGGTGGTGAGTTAAAACTTAAGGGCAATAGCCCTCGCGGGCAACCTTGGCGTATTGGGGTTGAAAAGCCCAGCTTTTCCCATTCGGGCTCGATGCAGACAATCGAAATTTCCCAGGGAGGAATGGCGACATCCGGCGACTATCGCAACTATTATGAAGAAGCGGGTGTCAGAGTATCACACACGATTAACCCGGCCACAGGCAGGCCCATCACCCATAAATTGGCATCCGTAACGGTGATTGCTGATTCTGGTAGTAAAGCTGACGCTTATGCTACAGCCTTGAACGTTATGGGGCCCGAGAAGGCGATGGCATTTGCTGAGATGGAAAACATGGCAGTGTATTTAATTATTCGTTCGGATGCAGAAGGACAGACCGGTGAGCTTGATTTTAAAGTTAAGTATACCGACGAATTTAAAAGGTACATGAACTAA
- the nqrF gene encoding NADH:ubiquinone reductase (Na(+)-transporting) subunit F, whose amino-acid sequence MNLEIILGVVLFTVIVLLLVAVILAARSKLVNSGDVTIIVNNEKEITVPAGGKLLNTLADAQLFLPSACGGGGTCAQCKCIVEEGGGSILPTEESHFTKREQREGWRLSCQVPVKQNMKVEVEEEVFGVKQWECEVVSNPNVATFIKELTLKLPEGENVDFRAGGYVQLEAPAYHVKFSDFVIEEEYRGDWEHFGFFNLECKTTEPVIRAYSMANYPEEKGLVKFNIRIATPPPGSKGIQPGLMSSYVFNLKPGDKITVYGPFGEFFAKDTDAEMVFIGGGAGMAPMRSHIFDQLKRLKSKRKMSFWYGARSLREMFYAEEYDELASENDNFKWHVALSDPQPEDNWDGLTGFIHNVLYEEYLKNHPAPEDCEFYMCGPPMMNAAVIKMLKDLGVEDENIMLDDFGG is encoded by the coding sequence ATGAATTTAGAAATTATATTAGGCGTTGTCTTATTCACCGTGATTGTGCTTTTGCTCGTCGCAGTGATTTTGGCAGCACGCTCGAAACTTGTTAACTCCGGTGATGTAACAATCATCGTTAACAATGAAAAAGAAATAACCGTTCCTGCTGGTGGCAAGCTGTTGAACACACTTGCAGACGCACAGCTGTTTCTACCTTCCGCTTGTGGTGGTGGTGGTACATGCGCCCAGTGTAAGTGTATTGTTGAAGAAGGCGGTGGTTCGATTCTGCCTACTGAAGAATCGCACTTCACCAAGCGCGAACAGCGCGAAGGTTGGCGCTTAAGCTGTCAGGTTCCGGTTAAGCAGAACATGAAGGTTGAAGTTGAAGAGGAAGTCTTCGGTGTTAAGCAGTGGGAGTGCGAGGTTGTTTCTAACCCCAATGTTGCGACCTTCATTAAAGAGCTTACTCTTAAATTGCCAGAAGGCGAGAACGTGGACTTCCGTGCTGGTGGTTATGTTCAGTTGGAAGCACCTGCATATCACGTTAAATTCTCTGATTTCGTGATTGAGGAAGAGTATCGTGGCGATTGGGAGCATTTCGGCTTCTTCAATTTAGAGTGTAAAACCACTGAGCCGGTTATTCGTGCTTACTCAATGGCGAACTACCCAGAAGAAAAAGGTTTGGTTAAGTTCAATATCCGTATTGCGACGCCACCTCCTGGTAGTAAGGGTATCCAGCCAGGCTTGATGTCTTCATATGTATTTAATTTGAAGCCAGGCGACAAGATTACGGTATACGGTCCATTCGGTGAGTTCTTCGCTAAAGATACTGATGCAGAAATGGTATTCATTGGTGGTGGTGCAGGTATGGCACCAATGCGTTCGCACATCTTTGATCAGCTTAAGCGATTGAAGTCTAAGCGTAAGATGTCTTTCTGGTACGGTGCTCGTTCTCTGCGTGAAATGTTCTACGCCGAAGAATACGATGAGTTGGCCTCAGAAAATGACAACTTCAAATGGCATGTTGCTTTATCTGACCCTCAACCAGAAGACAACTGGGATGGCTTAACCGGATTTATTCACAATGTTCTATATGAAGAATATTTGAAAAATCACCCAGCACCAGAAGATTGTGAGTTCTACATGTGTGGGCCTCCCATGATGAACGCGGCTGTTATCAAGATGCTAAAAGATCTTGGTGTCGAAGACGAAAACATCATGCTGGATGATTTTGGCGGCTAA
- the nqrE gene encoding NADH:ubiquinone reductase (Na(+)-transporting) subunit E codes for MEDLISLFVKAIFVENMALSFFLGMCTFLAVSKKVEAAIGLGIAVVVVQTLTIPVNNLIFNYLLQDGALAWAGLPNVDLSFLGLICYIGVIAAMVQILEMFLDKYVPSLYNALGVFLPLITVNCAILGGSLLMVERGLDFTESVVFGAGSGVGWALAIAALAGINEKLKYSDIPAGLRGLGIIFITVGLMSLGFMSFSGISL; via the coding sequence ATGGAAGATCTCATTAGTTTGTTTGTAAAAGCCATCTTCGTTGAGAATATGGCGCTGTCCTTCTTCCTTGGAATGTGTACATTCCTGGCCGTGTCCAAGAAAGTTGAAGCGGCGATTGGTCTGGGTATCGCGGTTGTGGTTGTTCAAACCCTAACGATTCCGGTTAACAATTTGATCTTCAACTACTTGCTGCAAGATGGTGCTTTGGCTTGGGCTGGTCTACCCAACGTAGATTTGAGTTTCCTTGGCCTGATTTGTTACATCGGTGTAATTGCGGCAATGGTACAAATCCTTGAGATGTTCTTGGATAAGTATGTACCGTCGCTTTATAACGCATTGGGTGTGTTCCTTCCGCTAATTACAGTTAACTGTGCCATCCTCGGTGGTTCACTGTTAATGGTAGAGCGAGGCCTGGACTTCACTGAAAGTGTTGTTTTCGGTGCTGGCTCTGGTGTTGGTTGGGCATTGGCAATTGCTGCGCTTGCGGGCATCAATGAGAAGCTTAAGTACAGTGATATTCCTGCGGGTCTTCGTGGCTTGGGGATTATCTTTATCACTGTTGGTTTGATGTCATTGGGCTTTATGTCTTTCAGCGGCATTTCCCTGTAA
- a CDS encoding NADH:ubiquinone reductase (Na(+)-transporting) subunit D: MKVKDLLFKPVFDNNPIGLQVLGICSALAVTSSLKVSMVMCVALTLVAAFSNFFVAVIRNHIPSSIRIIVQMTVIASLVILVDQVLKAVAFDISKQLSVFVGLIITNCIVMGRAEAFAMKNPPIPSFLDGIGNGLGYSFMLITLAFLRELFGAGKLFGIEIMQTVNNGGWYEPNGMMLLPPSAFFLIGLIIWAIRSVKTEQVETAEFKIAPNTKVQEAV, from the coding sequence GTGAAAGTGAAAGATTTATTATTTAAGCCTGTCTTTGACAACAACCCGATCGGGCTTCAGGTTCTTGGAATCTGTTCGGCGTTGGCGGTAACCAGTAGTTTAAAAGTCAGCATGGTTATGTGTGTTGCATTGACTTTGGTAGCTGCGTTTTCAAACTTCTTTGTTGCGGTTATTCGTAACCACATTCCAAGCAGTATTCGTATCATTGTGCAAATGACTGTTATTGCTTCGCTGGTAATCCTTGTTGATCAGGTGCTTAAAGCTGTGGCGTTTGATATCAGCAAGCAATTGTCGGTGTTTGTTGGTTTGATTATCACCAACTGTATCGTAATGGGTCGAGCTGAAGCTTTTGCGATGAAAAATCCACCGATTCCAAGCTTTCTGGATGGTATCGGGAACGGCCTTGGCTATTCCTTTATGCTTATCACCTTGGCGTTCCTTCGTGAGTTGTTTGGTGCAGGAAAGTTATTCGGTATTGAAATTATGCAAACCGTAAACAACGGTGGTTGGTACGAGCCAAATGGCATGATGCTGCTTCCTCCTAGTGCGTTTTTCCTTATCGGTCTGATCATTTGGGCAATTCGAAGCGTTAAAACTGAACAAGTTGAGACTGCTGAGTTCAAAATTGCGCCAAACACTAAAGTTCAGGAGGCGGTGTAA
- a CDS encoding Na(+)-translocating NADH-quinone reductase subunit C, giving the protein MSNNDTIKKTVTVAFLLCIVCSVVVSTAAVMLKPAQEANKARDFKKNILQAAGLYDKTQKIEDLFGPIETKIVDLDTGEFSDAVDPESYEQVAAAKDPKFSEVLSAEEDIAGLARREKYAEVYLVKGDSGLETIILPIRGYGLWGTLYGFIALESDLNTVVGLGYYEHIETPGLGAEVDNPLWKQIWKGKKVFDENGQPALTVIKGAVTEQTKDAEHKVDGLSGATLTARGVANMMAFWFSDRGYGKFLQNLKNGEA; this is encoded by the coding sequence GTGTCTAATAACGATACTATTAAGAAAACCGTAACGGTTGCGTTTTTGCTCTGTATCGTCTGCTCAGTGGTTGTGTCCACCGCAGCAGTGATGTTAAAGCCCGCTCAAGAAGCGAACAAAGCGCGCGACTTTAAAAAGAACATTCTGCAGGCCGCTGGTTTGTACGACAAAACTCAAAAGATCGAAGATCTTTTCGGGCCAATCGAAACCAAGATTGTTGATCTTGATACTGGCGAATTTAGTGATGCCGTTGACCCTGAAAGTTATGAGCAAGTAGCTGCTGCCAAAGACCCAAAATTTTCTGAAGTTCTTTCTGCTGAAGAAGACATTGCTGGTCTGGCTCGTCGTGAAAAATACGCCGAAGTTTACTTGGTAAAAGGCGATTCAGGTCTTGAAACGATCATTCTCCCAATTCGAGGTTATGGTCTTTGGGGAACGTTATACGGTTTCATTGCTTTGGAGTCTGATTTAAATACGGTGGTCGGGCTTGGCTACTACGAGCACATTGAAACACCAGGGTTGGGTGCTGAGGTGGATAATCCGCTTTGGAAGCAAATATGGAAGGGCAAAAAAGTGTTCGACGAAAACGGTCAGCCTGCTCTTACGGTTATTAAAGGGGCCGTTACTGAGCAAACCAAGGATGCCGAACACAAAGTTGATGGCTTGTCTGGTGCAACACTTACTGCGCGTGGTGTTGCTAACATGATGGCGTTCTGGTTTAGCGACCGAGGCTATGGCAAGTTTTTGCAAAACCTGAAAAATGGGGAGGCCTAA
- a CDS encoding NADH:ubiquinone reductase (Na(+)-transporting) subunit B yields MKVLRNFLDDIAPHFHKGGKFEYFYALYEAADTLMYQPNDITKTTSHVRDGIDLKRVMIMVWFAAFPAMFYGMYNLGWQANTVLAEMGATGIEGWRGVIIAMLAGHDPTSIWDNFIYGAVFFLPIYLTVFAVGGFWEVLFALKRGHEVNEGFFVTSILFALTCPPSLPLWQAALGISFGVVIGKEVFGGTGKNFLNPALTGRAFLFFAYPASISGDAVWVAVDGHTGATALSVASQQGLEALQSQLTWMDAFLGHMAGSIGETSTLALLIGGVFLLVTGIASRQIVLGTIIGTILTALIFNAVGSDSNPMFAVPFWWHFVLGGFAFGLFFMTTDPVSASMTNAGKWWYGGLIGVMVVLVRVVNPAYPEGMMLAILFANLFAPLIDHFVVQSNIKRRLARV; encoded by the coding sequence GTGAAAGTATTACGTAATTTCCTCGATGATATTGCCCCGCATTTTCATAAGGGTGGCAAGTTCGAATATTTTTATGCGCTTTACGAAGCTGCAGATACATTAATGTATCAACCCAATGACATCACCAAGACAACCTCTCACGTTCGAGACGGTATAGACTTGAAGCGTGTGATGATCATGGTTTGGTTTGCTGCGTTTCCGGCCATGTTTTACGGTATGTATAACCTGGGTTGGCAGGCAAACACTGTACTTGCTGAAATGGGTGCTACTGGTATCGAAGGTTGGCGCGGTGTGATTATTGCCATGTTGGCTGGTCACGATCCAACCAGTATCTGGGATAACTTTATATACGGTGCAGTATTTTTCTTACCTATCTACCTTACAGTTTTTGCTGTGGGTGGATTCTGGGAAGTGTTATTTGCTCTTAAGCGTGGTCATGAAGTGAACGAAGGTTTCTTTGTTACTTCTATCCTGTTTGCGTTGACCTGTCCTCCTTCATTACCGCTTTGGCAAGCTGCACTGGGTATTAGCTTCGGTGTTGTTATTGGTAAAGAAGTATTTGGTGGAACCGGTAAAAACTTCCTTAACCCCGCACTGACTGGTCGTGCATTCCTATTCTTTGCATACCCAGCGTCGATCTCTGGTGATGCGGTGTGGGTAGCGGTTGATGGGCATACTGGTGCAACAGCACTTTCTGTTGCTTCTCAGCAAGGCCTTGAAGCGCTTCAAAGCCAGCTAACCTGGATGGATGCGTTCCTAGGTCATATGGCGGGCTCAATTGGTGAGACATCAACACTGGCTCTGCTTATTGGTGGTGTGTTCTTGTTAGTCACAGGCATTGCTTCCAGACAAATCGTGCTTGGTACCATTATCGGAACCATTCTCACAGCGTTGATCTTTAATGCTGTAGGCAGTGATTCAAACCCAATGTTTGCTGTGCCTTTCTGGTGGCACTTTGTGTTGGGTGGCTTTGCCTTTGGTTTGTTCTTTATGACAACCGACCCGGTATCGGCCTCCATGACCAACGCTGGTAAGTGGTGGTACGGTGGCTTGATAGGCGTGATGGTAGTGTTGGTACGAGTGGTTAACCCGGCTTATCCAGAAGGTATGATGCTGGCCATCTTGTTCGCCAACTTATTTGCTCCACTTATCGACCACTTCGTTGTTCAGTCTAATATTAAGCGGAGGTTGGCACGTGTCTAA
- a CDS encoding Na(+)-translocating NADH-quinone reductase subunit A: MIKIRRGLDLPISGAPRQSIEDGPTIRSVAVVGFDYHGMKPTMEVQVGDKVKLGQLLFTDKKTEGVRYTAPASGTVSAINRGYQRVLQSVVIDVEGEEEESFASYSQDQLSGLSDEQVAENLINSGLWTAIRTRPYSRVPATNTRPAAIFVSAMDTNPLAADPAIVIAEKPEAFQNGLQVLSKLTQGKLYVCHADQAEIPAAPASNVQYEVFGGVHPAGNVGTHIHFLDPVNAEKVVWTLGYQDVIAVGELFSTGKLSTSRVVALAGPQVEDPRLVRTRLGASLEELTAGSLKTGENRLISGSVFGGSTAAGPTAFLGRYANQVSVLTEGRERPMLHFCVPGFDRFSAMPIYVSKLFGKKKFDFTTSANGSERAMVPIGAYEKVMPLDILPTQLLRALIVGDTDMAQKLGCLELDEEDLALCSFVCNGKYEFGPILRDNLTRIEKEG, encoded by the coding sequence ATGATAAAGATCCGTCGCGGGTTGGATTTACCTATTTCGGGGGCTCCCCGACAATCCATAGAAGATGGCCCTACTATCCGCTCAGTAGCTGTTGTTGGTTTTGATTACCACGGTATGAAACCAACGATGGAAGTGCAGGTGGGTGATAAGGTCAAACTCGGTCAACTCCTATTCACAGACAAAAAAACTGAAGGCGTGCGTTATACCGCACCAGCCAGTGGTACTGTGTCAGCCATTAACCGTGGCTATCAACGAGTACTTCAGTCTGTTGTGATTGACGTAGAAGGCGAGGAAGAAGAAAGCTTTGCCAGCTATAGTCAGGATCAGCTATCAGGTTTGTCGGACGAGCAGGTTGCCGAAAACTTAATTAACTCTGGTTTATGGACTGCAATTCGCACGCGTCCATACAGTCGCGTTCCAGCGACAAATACTCGCCCTGCGGCGATATTTGTTAGCGCAATGGATACCAATCCGTTGGCCGCTGATCCAGCGATCGTGATTGCTGAAAAGCCAGAAGCTTTCCAAAATGGTTTGCAAGTATTGTCCAAGCTTACTCAAGGTAAGCTGTATGTGTGTCATGCTGATCAAGCCGAGATTCCAGCTGCTCCAGCGTCAAATGTTCAATACGAAGTGTTTGGCGGTGTGCATCCAGCCGGGAATGTTGGAACCCATATTCATTTCCTTGATCCGGTTAACGCTGAAAAAGTGGTTTGGACTCTTGGTTATCAGGATGTGATTGCTGTTGGTGAGTTGTTCTCTACCGGTAAGCTGAGCACCAGCCGTGTTGTTGCTTTAGCAGGTCCACAGGTTGAAGACCCTCGCTTGGTTCGCACTCGTTTAGGTGCCAGCCTGGAAGAGTTGACTGCTGGTAGCTTGAAAACGGGTGAGAATCGCTTGATCTCTGGCTCTGTATTCGGTGGTTCCACTGCTGCGGGCCCAACCGCATTCCTTGGCCGTTATGCCAACCAGGTGAGCGTGTTAACAGAAGGGCGTGAGCGTCCCATGTTGCATTTCTGTGTACCTGGATTTGATCGTTTCTCCGCCATGCCGATTTATGTATCGAAACTCTTTGGTAAAAAGAAATTCGATTTCACAACATCTGCCAATGGTTCCGAGAGAGCAATGGTTCCAATCGGTGCCTACGAAAAGGTTATGCCGTTAGATATTCTGCCGACCCAATTACTACGTGCGTTGATTGTTGGTGATACAGATATGGCACAAAAATTAGGTTGCCTAGAGTTAGATGAAGAGGATCTCGCCTTGTGTTCGTTTGTTTGTAATGGCAAGTACGAATTTGGCCCAATTCTTCGCGATAATCTAACGCGAATCGAGAAGGAGGGTTAA